cagtgatcctgagagctgtgttgtcgggggcaatagcccctggtagggtctcccaaggcaaagtggtctcgggggaggggtcagactaagagcgattcaccaaacctcaatgaatcggacgatgcaaggttgtggcacctcgcccggaatagggaaaccggggcaccctcctggagccagacctggtaggggagctcgccggcgagcatctggtggccgggccttggcacatggggcccggccgggcccagcccgaaaaagctacattgtgccgccaccctgtgggcccaccacccgcagggataggcattggggtcgggtgcaatgtgagctgggcggcaggctggggcggaaacctgggcgtgctgacccccggcatcacagactagctctagggacgtggaatgtcacctctctggcggggaaggaaccggagctggtgcgggaggtggaacgctaccagctagatatagttgggctcacctccacgcatagcaccggttctggaaccaaactcctggagaggggctggactttttccttttccggagttgcccagggtgagaggcgccgggcgggtgtggggatactcacaagccccggctgagcgccgctgttctggagttctccccggagaacgagagggtcgcctctctgcgactgggaatcgcaggaggaaagtctctgactgttgtttgtgcctatgcaccaaacggcagttcggagtacgcggccttcttggagtccttgggtggtgttctggaaagggcgccgactggggactccatagttcttctgggagacttcaacgctcacgtgggtaacgacggagaaacctggaggggtgtgattgggaggaacggcctgcccgatctgaacccgagtggtgctttgttgttggacttctgtgctagtcatggactgtccataacaaacaccatgtttgagcatagggaggttcataagtgtacttggtaccagaacaccctaggccaaaggtctatgatcgactttgtagttgtgtcatcagacctgcggccgtatgtcttggacactcgggtgaagagaggagcagagctgtcaactgatcaccacctggtggtgagttggatcaggtggcgggggaggctgccggacagacccggtaaacccaaacgtgtagtgagggtgaactgggaacgtctggctgaggatcctgtccgcaaggtcttcaactcccacctccggaacaatttctcgtgcatcccggggaggctggggacatggaatccgagtgggccatgttcaaatcctccattgtggaagctgctgctaggagttgtggtcggaaggcgatcggtgcctgtcgtggcggcaatccaagaacccgctggtggacaccagcggtgaaggaggccgtcaagctgaagaaggaggcctttcgggcttggttggccgaggggtctcctgaatcagcaggcaggtaccggttggccagaagggctgcagctgcggcggttgctgaggcaaaacccgggtgtgggaggagtttggcgaggccatggagaaggactttcgaatggcctcaaggaagttctggcaaaccgtgagacgactcagaaaggggaaacagggcttttctcaggctgtgctcagcagggggagaactgcagacccggactggggatattgtcgagcggtggaaagaacactttgaggaactcctgaacccgaccaacacgtcctctgtggaagaggcagagtctgaagactcaggggaagtctcgtccatatgcctggcggaggtcgttgaggtagttaaaaagctcttcagcggcaaagcgccaggagtggatgagattcgaccggagatgctaaaggctctggacattgttgggctgtcttggttgacacgtctcttcactgtcgcgtggaagtcgggtacagtgcctgtggagtggcagaccggggtggtggttcccattttcaaaaagggggaccggagagtgtgctccaattataggggtatcacactgctcagcctccccgggaaagtttactccagggtgctggaaaggaggctccgtccgattgtcgaacctcagattcaggaggagcaatgcggattccgtcctggacgtggaacagcggaccaactctttacccttgcaggtctgttggagggtgcatgggagtttgctcatccagtctacatgtgttttgtggacttggagaaggccttcgaccgtgtccctcggggagtcctgtgggggtactgcgggaatatggggtacctggttcgttattacgagccattcggtccttgtatgaccaaagtgagagctgtgtccggatactcggcacaaagtcgagcttgttcccagtgcgtgttggcctccgccagggctgcccattgtcaccaatccgtttgtgattttcatggacaggatttcaaggcgcagccgggggaggagagtttccggtttggggacctcagaatcgcatccctgctttttgcagatgatgtggttctgttggcttcttcagaacgtgaccttcagcacgcactggggcggttcacagccgagtgtgaagcggtcgggatgagagtcagcacctccaagtctgaggccatggttctcttccggaaaacggtggattgcaccctctgggttgggagtgagtcactgccccaagcgaggagttcaagtatctcgggatcttattcacgagtgagggtaaaatggagcgggagatggacaggcggttcggtgcagcgtcagcagtgatgcgggcgttgtaccggaccgttttggtgaagaaggagctgagccgaaaggcaaagctctcgatttaccagtccatctacgttccaaccctcacctatggtcatgagctttgggtagtgaccgaaagaatgagatcgcgaatacaagcggccgaaatgagcttccttcgtagggtggctgggctcagccttagagatagggtgaggagctcagacatccggagggagctcggagtagagccgctgctccttcgcgtcgaaaggggccagctgaggtggctcgggcatctgatcaggatgcctcctggacgcctccctttagaggttttccaggcacgtccaactggtaagaggccccggggtagacccagaacacactggagagattatatatctcgtctggcctgggaacgcctcggggttccccaggaagagctggaaagtgttgctggggagaaggacgtctggaggaccctccttagcttgctgcccccgcgacccggccccggataagcggaaggagatggatggatggacattgGCTTTCATTAACTCATCCAAACCAGACTgataattttgttattttgcgTTTTTCCCAATCATTTATGCAATCTTTTGGAACTCCTACTAGAAGGTTAAGCGGATTCCTTTGAAATTTGATTAGGAAAATCTAGAGACTAATGGGACAGTAAACTGGGaggggttccgggacagaggatgtcgcatgtgtacagattgtaaagccctctgaggcaaatttgtaatttgtgattttgggctatacaaaataaactgaattgaattgaattaaactgTAAAGAAATAATCAATACCTTGAATGACAGCATGCCGTTCTTCACGAAACAGGTTGCTGATGTAACTTGATTTTACATTGTCCAATCTGTCCCAAATGTCACCGCCCCGACAAGTTGAAAACTAATGCTGAAGGGGAACCTCGTGCATCCATGTACGATGCCAAGTGGCACCAAACCCCTCATGGTAAACTGTTTGATAAAGCTACAACCCTTTAATCCACAGATCATCAATGACCACTTGGCCTACCGCTTTGAGATACTCGAGGTGATCGGCACAGGCTACTCTGGCCAGGTCCTCAAATGCATGGACCACAAGACCATGGAACTGGTGGCGATCAAAGTCATACGAAGCAAAGAAAGGTACCAAATGTAtagcacacaaaaaacattacaaatcgGTAAATCTTATATGTGAGAATCATCAGTGTAAAATTAGAAGTACCAGGTGGACTAATGTTTATATCTAGTTTTTCATCTGGCATGTTACCATCACCAGCAGTTGATTAGTGTGACACTGTCAGAAACTCCATAGGGTGcctttaatactttaatactacAGTTTTTACCTGCAGCCACTTGGTTACAGAGTTCATATCATTCTCTGTGGTCCAATGGTTTTTCAGCGTTCATCGCCTGGGAAGGGCTGAGTTGAAGATTTTAGAAACCTTGCAAGAGCTCGACAAAGACAACTCAGCCCACATTGTCCACATGAAGAAGCACTTCTACTTCCGCAATCACCTCTGCATTACTTTTGAGCTCTCTGAGTAAGTTGGGGAAACGCAGGCCAGCTACGGAGCAGATTGGGAAAATACCATGAATGTTTTTGGGATGAATCGTGACTAGCAGCGCAGGTTGATTGAGATTAAAAAGTAAAGGAGGTGTCtcacattcattttcagaaaggATCTATACAAAGCTTTAAAGGAGACCACCCAGCAGGGCTTCagtgagagagaggtgagaaaaTTCGCCGTAGACGTGCTGAAGTGTCTGCAGATGCTCAAAAAGAAGAGGATCGTCCATGGCGACCTCAAACCGGTAGGAACCATGGCTTCAGAAAAATCTCGCCCCTTGGGGATATCCGTGACACGTCTTCCAATTAATGTTTAGTTGCCCTTATGCAAAATTTTCCCTTTTTCAGAAAAATTAAGGTTAACTTAAGTAATTCCATAACGacagaaaatgcaaaacacacagatgcatttTTTGTTCAACAATTATGCATTTAGCAGTTCCATTTACTGTAGTTTAGTTTCAGgaggtcagtgtgttttttgcaCTTAAAGCAACTATGTAGAATGTCTATGTGTAATTTATAAATTGTTTTCATGGcaagtgtttattttcaaaaatgcaaAAGTGCAAAATGAGACAAGTGAAATTCACCTCTTAATGTGCCCTTACAGTGCTCTTGTGCTATTTTTCACGTATTCAAAAAAGGTAATATGCACAAACTTGATGCAAAAACAGTACAATTCACCAAGATCAGCGCAAATATCCCCACACAGCAACGGTTAAAATATTAGTGTCTTCAGAGAATTGGTGGTTACCAAAGCACATTCATAAGGGTTGTCACAACCAGACGTTCCAGTGATCGTGGCAGAATACTGTTTCTTTCTGTCACGTTTAAATTCCTTACCCTGACATTTTGATGAATGCCTCTCCACAaccttttctttatctctctgccATTAAGGGGCCTAAAAAGTTGAATCAGACCATGACACATGGCAGATAGAGCGGTAACGCGCAATCCGTGGTGCTATCAGCGGACACAATCCATTCTTTGTGAATTTGttgaattgtattttctttaaatctagCACCTCTATCATAGTACTAAATAGCCAAACACTGACTAGCATGGTGTACTACAGGCGAGAAGGGATTACTGAACGGACCGACCAGACATAGGCTTAATTGGCAATATTTCACTGAAAGATGACACATAACGACTAAAAAAAGATCCAAAAGTACGATAGAGAGACAAAAACGTCCACAAAGGggcacaaaatgacaacaaaaatacactaaataACTTCAAATTGATACAAAATTAGAGGGGTGGCATAACACACTGTTACAAGTCAAACTCCCAACTTAAAAATGTTACCTcagtaagaaaacaaaagtagTAGCACCAAAAGTAAGTTAGTACTAAAAGTCCTCACTATGCAGAAAggcccatttcagaatcatatataatatatcactTGATTatgttgattaatcaattagctGATAAAGCGGAGCTAATTCTAATTACATTATATACTGCTTGGTATCTTACTCTTTAATAATATGTCTTGATTtgttagttgatttatattttggatCAATATAGTGCAGAGcagcaaaaaatggaaataattaagTAAAGTACAGTTATCTAGAAAATTTGAACTAAATACAATACTTGAGTACAGGTACTAGGTTACTTTCCAACACTGGTAATAGTTGTTCTTTATCAGGACAACATACTAGTCCACAACAAGGACAATGACGTGCACACAGCAGTCGGTGACTTTGGAGGGAGCTACTTTGTGAAATCCAGAGGTGAGTGTACATCATTTTCGCCTCACAGTGAGACATTTTTCTATATGCATAATATTCGATTTCTTAGCAAAAAGACGACCATTTTAAACACTGATTTTCCTATCCTACATCTCCCTCCGCAGATCAGCCCCTCATCCACACTAAGAACTACTCGTCTCCCGAGATGCTCCTCGGCAAAAGGTGCGGTCCGGCCACGGACATGTGGAGCCTGGGCTGTGTGTTGGCCGAGCTCCACCTCGGCCGCTGTCTCTTTCGTGGACATGACAAGGTGGACCAGTTCAGCTGTATAATGAAGGTTAGATCTCTTGACAAATGAAACGttctctttggttttttttaggtttacattgctgttttatttcataaccCAAGATGCCAcctttacaaatgtttaaatgtgaactATTTTAGGTGCTGGGTGTCCCTCCTATGAAGCTGCTGGTGGAAGCGCCCAAGAGAGACATATTCTTTTGTGAGAAAAAGCATTCAAAGACTTACCTTTTCTTGGCTACTTTTAAACGTGATAATGTTCACATTAACATGCTTATAAACTAATTTGTCATGGGTTTGCAGATTCTGATGGCACCCCCTTGAGAATTAAAGAGATAGCGTGCCACCGCTCCACTCTGGTGCAACACCTGAACACTAAGAAAACCTGTTTTCTGCGTTTTATTGAGCGCTGCCTCGAGTGAGTGCACTCCCTCAGAAACAATCATAGTTACAGCACTATAACAATAAATCAGTGGAATTATGCTgctaatattatataaatttcAATAACACTTGATAATGAATGTTATTATTTAGATATGATCCCACAAAGCGCATTACACCAGAGGAGGCCTTAAAGCATCCGTGGATTCGAAAGGTAGAGAGGACCAAACCTGTGATGAGTGCTGGGAGAACCAGATCGGGTGAGTCAACGCACAGTAATGTAGAACATCGGCCTCATGTTTTTCGCTGCTGAGTTTTTGGAATGGTATTGTTGATCTGTCAGTTGGCTGACTGGGCAACTCCAAAACTAAAGCTAGGATGGATTGAATGtcatattaatttattcatctttGTCACTCAAGGTCCCCAGAGGACGAATCATACGGCTTTGGGGGGCATTCCGTCAAAAATTAAACACGCTGTTACCTCACCACTTTTGATTTCAGCTATTTCTTTTCCAACGTTTGCCTATATGAGAGAGTGTTGGAACATAGAACGCCCAGCCCATCTGAAGACACTGACATCATAACAATTCTCTAATTATCGGCTCGCTAACAAACAAATTTCCCCACTTTCaatacttttggtttcaaaatgaataaataggcaGATGaggtgatattttttttttgtccttaattctaatttgcaaaaaaaacccatataAACTCCTTTTGTTAATTTTTCAATATGTCAAATGGAAGACACCTCtcctgaaaatgtcatgtcGGTTGAGCAACAGCTGACTTCTGAGAATATATGGTGGGCAGGTCAGGTCACACAAATTTGTAATGTATGTGGCATGTAATTGTAACGTTTCGTGTTACAATTtcacactgaaacaaacaacagcagcaaaatgCAAACGGGTCATGACATTTACCACAACAGCGATTAGTGTGACGAATAGCATACACATCCGGCAGCGAAttgctgtttctttttccaaGTGCCAGCGTCTTTTTCAATTGTTCACAATGAGGAGAGAGCGTTTGCCGACTAGcgctccacctttttttttcatgcgaCCGCTCCGAGTGCTTCAAGTTGAAAATCTCTgaacttttcagaaaaaaagaagcttgttACAGCTGTCTATCCTGAACTTTTGTCCGTCAGACAGACACTATGATAACAGCAGATCGGACGGGAAGGCACAGAATGTTGCTGACGATTGTTCCTTTTATCGCTGCACAAGTCGTCTCCGACGGATTGTCCTCCTTGCTCTGATGTTACAGCggtgaaaaaacaaagtcaaacaaatagCTTGTAGACCAAATAggtaataaaaagcaaaaatgctaGTCTATCATACAACAGAGGTTAGAGTGGTAATACTCCCCAGCGCCCTACTGAGCTTTATCTGCCAGAAAAATAATAGTATCTGGTGGTCTGTGCGGGTCTTGGGATTCAGGGCCAATCAGGGCAAGTTTTCAATAATATCgttgtattaaaaaataaatacttttctctCAGATGCCCTGCTGCCCTCCAGCGGCAAAAAGCCTGCCCTactgcaaagagagaaaatgccACCTCTGCAGCTTCAGCCAATCAGGAAGACCAACGCAAAGAAGGGTGTGAATTAAGAGGCATGTAAAAGTTACCATGAGactgccacaaacacacacacacaaactttcattaacattcattattttgtaacGGCAGCTTGGGATGAGGCATAGCAACAATGGTCTGttggtttttctttaataatctTTTCTCCCTGTTATGTGTTTAGCTTCCTTCACTGCTGTccgtgtccccccccccccccccccccacctcccaaATCTCTTTTCAATGTGAAGGTCAGCTAGACGTCTCTCTGGGCAGCACGGTGGCTCAGTGGTCAGATGGATTTGAACGGTGACAAAATAATGTCGGAACCTCTAATTGCCATGCTTTGGTTCTTCCCAGTGTGAAGTATTCCCCCGGTTTACTCCCTCATTCAAAGAACATGCGAATGAGGTGAATTGGTTATTTTGGATTTACACTGTACGCATATGGATCTGCCTACTCCTTGTTagtttgcaacaaaaaaaacaagaacaagaaaaaaggctgatgttgtttttaaataaattattgttgaaatgtatgtgttgttttaaatgtatgactttatgTATATTTAAGGGGTATCATGTTGCTGCATTCAACgtttcatcctctctctggCTCAAAGTAAAAGATAGAGAGAGCGTCGGTAGAGAGCAAAGCAGTGgaacagcagaataaaatgtcattttctgattATCTCACAGAGGTTACGTTCTAAAGCACAAAGGGGTTGGCCCTTTGCTGACCCCCAAACGTCCCTGACACTAATCTTATTTTTGCCGTAAACGTTGGATGGCTTTATTAAAGCACTAAACATGCTAAACGAGTGTGTACGagttgttttaatgttacaaaaagtacattcatttcatttagaCTGGTAGTTTATAAGAACAGACACCCAATAAGGATAATGTAAACACCAAATCTGCCTCTAGTCGATTGTTCATACTTACAACTCATCTTTTcagaaacaattaaaataaaagttcatGTCAATGTGACATTTATGCAAAAACATTGGCGAAGACTGTATAATGCATACTTCTGTTTTGTAAGATTGTTCAGAACATGGTAATTCTTGTTGTTATGAGTCTTGGCTGACTGAATGGGGCACAATATTTGGATTTGTTCTTGTGCTTACAAGTGAACAAAATAACATGAACACCTTACAACATATTACAACATAGAATCAAACCCAAAAAACGTCCGCCACAAGTGACCTTAAGAGTTGAATCAAAACACGACATCAGAAGCTTCACACGGGGGCCGTGGCTATTGCATTGCATCACACTATATTTTACCAGCAATTCACCCaacaacttaattttttttatttgacttataaatactataatttgatttttttgcattagTTCAACAGCCTGAACCAAATGAAGAGACTTTCTTAAAAGGGTAGGGAgattatttcttcttcttgactGCAATGTCTAATATGGAAATGAGAACAATAAGTCATCCAGTGGTTTAAGCATTTAGTTTGATTCAAGGCCTTTTCACACCAGGGACAAGAAAAATTTAATTTTTGTTGGCGATCATTTCGTCCCATACAATCCTTCGATAATTAAAGTTTCGCACCGCCacacaaacatcaaaacaagattttttttttactacccACATTCAACTCTACACCCTGGAGACGAGCTCGGAATTCAGTGTGTGCAAGACTGTGTAGAAAAGTTATCACATTTATCCTGAGAGGAACGTGAATGTCTGTACCATACGCAATGG
This is a stretch of genomic DNA from Anoplopoma fimbria isolate UVic2021 breed Golden Eagle Sablefish chromosome 19, Afim_UVic_2022, whole genome shotgun sequence. It encodes these proteins:
- the LOC129107937 gene encoding dual specificity tyrosine-phosphorylation-regulated kinase 4-like, producing MDHKTMELVAIKVIRSKERKDLYKALKETTQQGFSEREVRKFAVDVLKCLQMLKKKRIVHGDLKPDNILVHNKDNDVHTAVGDFGGSYFVKSRDQPLIHTKNYSSPEMLLGKRWTSSAV
- the LOC129108844 gene encoding dual specificity tyrosine-phosphorylation-regulated kinase 4-like; amino-acid sequence: MKVLGVPPMKLLVEAPKRDIFFYSDGTPLRIKEIACHRSTLVQHLNTKKTCFLRFIERCLEYDPTKRITPEEALKHPWIRKVERTKPVMSAGRTRSDALLPSSGKKPALLQREKMPPLQLQPIRKTNAKKGVN